In Deltaproteobacteria bacterium, the DNA window CGGATGATCAAAGATTTCTCGAAGCTCAAATCGTACAAATACAGCGGCCACGCCGTTCTCATGGGAAAGGTGAAAAACGACTGGCAGGACACGGACTGCGTATTGAGCCTTTTCGCTCCCACCCTGAGAAAGGCCCGAAGGGCGTATGAGGAATTTGTTGCCGAAGGTCTCAAGCAGAAAAAAGGGGCGGATCTCACGGGGGGCGGTCTGGTTCGTTCCGCCGGCGGGTGGGCGGCGCTTGCCGCTCTCCGCAGGAAGGGTCTCCGCATGAAGGCGGATGAGCGTATTCTCGGAAGCAGTGACTTTGTCGAGCGCGTTCTCAAGAAGGCCGAGGAAGAACTCTCGGAGAGAACAAGGCTTCAGCAGCAGGGGCTCACCCTTGATTCACTCATGAAGAAAGTCGCAGCGGAATACGATGTGAGCCTGAAAGGTCTCAAGAGCGGAACCAAGGAACAGACTGCGGCAAGAGCCCGCACGGTTCTCTGCTGTCTTGCGGTGCGAAAGCTCAGGCTGAGCTGCGCCGAGGTGGCCCGCGTCCTTGGCCTTTCCCCTTCCACGGTAAGCAAGGCAGTGCTAAGGGGTGAAAAGATCATGCGCGAAGACGACATGGTTGGAAAAATGCTTCCCGAACCATAAAATGTCCAAATTTCATGGACGTTATATATTAACTCAGATAGAGAATATACCTCAAAAGCATATCATATATATCAGAAAAGAAATAGAC includes these proteins:
- a CDS encoding transposase, giving the protein MRRLLTGYAQQFNRRHRRHGHLFQNRYKSILCEEDPYLLELVRYIHLNPIRARMIKDFSKLKSYKYSGHAVLMGKVKNDWQDTDCVLSLFAPTLRKARRAYEEFVAEGLKQKKGADLTGGGLVRSAGGWAALAALRRKGLRMKADERILGSSDFVERVLKKAEEELSERTRLQQQGLTLDSLMKKVAAEYDVSLKGLKSGTKEQTAARARTVLCCLAVRKLRLSCAEVARVLGLSPSTVSKAVLRGEKIMREDDMVGKMLPEP